The Vulcanimicrobium alpinum sequence CCGGCCACGCGATCCTCTCGGTCTCGGCGCTCCATCGCGTCGCCGACGTCCTCCGAATGACGCGTTCCGAGCGGCTGGAACTGCTCGATCTGGCGCGCCCCGACATCGCCGCCGCGACGGCGGGCGGTGTCGCCCGCGCGTACATCGGGCTCGGCACAACCGTCGACGGCCTGCGCGAACTCGCGCGATCCTGCGCGTCCGCATCGTCGATCGCGGAGCTCGCCGCCGCGTCGACGCGGGCGGTTGCGGCGCTGTGCCCGGACGTAGGCCTGGGCTACATGCGCGCGTACGACAAGGACCGCCAGCAGCTCGAGCTCGTCGGCGCGACCGGCGCCGGAGCGGACGCGCTCATGGGCCATCAGCAGCCCTGCGCGAGCGTCTCGTACGCGATGCAGCACGTTCACGACGGCCGCGGGTACGGTGAACCGGACCTGC is a genomic window containing:
- a CDS encoding helix-turn-helix domain-containing protein is translated as MAERKDHALRAFIRDARARLTPADVGLHGGGRRRVKGLRRGEVAELAGISEAWYTRFETGHAILSVSALHRVADVLRMTRSERLELLDLARPDIAAATAGGVARAYIGLGTTVDGLRELARSCASASSIAELAAASTRAVAALCPDVGLGYMRAYDKDRQQLELVGATGAGADALMGHQQPCASVSYAMQHVHDGRGYGEPDLRTSPCPDLRTRIERVGVYAYHTQPIMGRNGLDVMLGVAMREPRPPEPFELSIVEAAAAIVELTLRR